AGCGGTAGTGCCGCATACGCCGTGTTCGGCACGCGCGACACGTTCACGCTGCCGAATTGCATCGTGTACGAACCGAGCGCGCTGAACGCCCAACGATCGCCCCACGCAAAATCCGTCGCGCCACCGAGGATGAGGCCCGGCTGTCCGTAGCCAGTCGCGTTGTCGAACAACCGATCGCGATCCGCCGGCTCGCCCGTCCCGAAGCGTCCTGTCACGTTCACCGCGATACGCTCATGAAAGCCCGGCGCGACCGCGGTGTCGGGAAATGAGTTGCTGAGCTGATAGCTCGCCCCGACAGAGATGTCCCCGATCGACGACCGACTGGGCGACTGCAGCGTGTCGTAGCCGGCCCCCTGCAACACCGCGTTGAGCGCGTTGTTGGCCGGGATCTCGGCTGTGGCGAACTTCCCGGTCGGCACCGGACCGTTGAAAACCTGATACGACGCGACGAGCGCGGCGAGCCGCGCGTCGATCGCCTTCTGAATGTCGCTGCCGCCAATGGGAACGAAGGTGGTTCCTGGAGCCGACTCGCCCGTGCCGTAAATCAATCCCGTCGCGCTCGCGAACGACTGCGTCGACGCGATCAACGTCTGCACGGCGGACTGCTGCGAGAGGATCGTCGTGCAGCCTGGCCCCGACGAATTGCTCTGACACGATTTCAACTGATTCTGGAGCCCCGATGCCGCGTCTTGCAGGCTCTTGATGAGCGCCGCGTTCTGGGTCCAGCTCGACGTCAGGATGGCCGGATTCAGCCCGACGTTCGCCGCGCCAGGTTTCTGATTCAACCCGACGAGCACCGTCGTCCGCGTTTCGACCAACGGCACGACGACGCCGATCGTGAGCCGCCGCGACAGGCCGTATTCGAGCATCAGCGGGGCGGTCACGATGCGCGCATTCGCGCCGCCGGTGGTGGCACCGGCCGTGACGCGCAGGTTCGGATTGTTCGTCGCCGCCGCCACGAGACCATTGAGCGGCAAGCCGGGAATGAGATCGCCCGTCAACGAATCGACGACGAAGCTCGACCCAATGTTGCGCTTGCCTCCATTGCCGAGAAACTCGTCGAAGCGCGTCCAGCTGGTCAACAGGCGGACGTCGAACCCGTGTCGATTCAGGACCGTCGCGTCGGTCTCGAGACTGGTCGTGGCTTGTGCGGCGGCGCGGTGGAATGAAAAGACGACGAGCGCGGCGCCGAGGGCGCGCGAACGAATGCTGTGTCGAACCGGCAAATGCAGTTTCGCTCCGTGCACTGTGTGGTGTATGTGGGACGGCCGTCTCACGTTATCATTCCACGACTCGCCATCAGAATATACATAGCCCGTGACGCAGCTCCCGCCGCCCACCGTCCCATGGCAGATCACCGGCAACCACTGGCTTGCCCTGCCGTGCATTCACCCCGCCGACGCATCGATTCACGCCGTCGGCATGCTGCACCGTGCCGCGCGCTCGGCCATCGAATTCGCGGGATCGCCCGAGTTCATGCGCGGCACCGGCCCCGCGCTGTTGCGGCCCACCCTCGACATTGGCGGAGTACGCCACGAGCTCTCGGATGTTCCGATCGCGTGGGAGCGCGCCTTGGGATGGATCCCCACGTTCACCTGCACGATCGGCGACTTGCTGATTCGCGGGACGATCTTCGCGCCGTACGGCCGCGATGCCGACGTCTCGGGTGCGGTGTACGCGCTCTCGCTCGAGAATCGTCGTGCCGAAGATGTGACGGTGACCGTGACGCTCGCCGGCACGCTCGGACACCGACAGTTGCGCGTCCGCACGCCGCGCGCGTTCGAAGATGCGAACACGGTGAGCCAGGGCCTGTCCGGCGCGGTGCTGCTCGAAGGCGCGTCGCTGCCCGGCCTCGCGGCGCTCGCGCTCGCCGCGGACGGCGACGCGGCGACCGTGGTCGACGGCAATTCCTACACGATGCGCCGCACGCTCACGATCGGCGCCGCCGGGCGTGAGCAACTCGCGTTCTATCTCGCGGTCGGTCCCGAGCGCGACGGCGCCGAGGCGACGGCGGGAGTCCTGCAGCGGCGCGGATGGCGCGAGCTGCTGTCCTCCACGCGCGACGCGCTCCAGAGTCTGGAGCAGAGCACCGGCCACGAAGCGATCGACCGGCTGATCAATCGCAATCTTTTATTCGCATACTTTTACGCCGTGGGACGCGCACTCGACGATGCGCAGTATTATCTCGTTCGAACGCGCGCGCCCGGCAACGGCCACGGCGTCACCGTCCGCGATTGGGACGCCCTCATGTGGACGATACCCGCGGTGCAACTCGCCGACCCGCCGCTCGCGCGCGAGCTGTTGCTGCGCATGTGCGAGCTGCACGGCTATGCGCCAGGTCGCGGCGTGCATTATCTCGACGGCACGCTGTTCGAACCAGGCTTCTCGCTGGAAGGCGTGGCAAGCTATCCGTTGGCGGTCGACCGCTACATTCGCGACACCGGCGACGATCGCGTCGTGGACGAGCCCGCGCTGGCGGACACGCTGTATTTGACGGCCGAAGATCTCGACGCGCGCAAGGACAAACGCGTACCGCTGTATTCCACCGAAGTCAGTCCGTCGGGCGTGCCGGCGGCGCATCCGTTCACGCTGCACGCGAATGCCGCCGCGGCGCAGGCGCTCGACGTCCTCCGCCGCACCCTCGATGAAGAAACGGCGCGCGGCCTTCAGGATCCCGACGCCGTTCGCGCCGCGTTGCAACGCCACTTCGTCGTCGAAGCCGCGGGCCGCTCGAGCTTCGCCTCGGCCATCGACCTCGCGGGTTCGACGTCAGTCTTCGACGATCCCGCCGCGTCGGTCTATTGGCTGCCGATGTACGAAGCCGTACCGCGCCACGATTCGACGTATCGTCGCACCGTGAAGGCGATCGACGTTGCGCCGCAGTCGCTCGTGCAGCAATGCGCGCGGTTGGTCGGTCCCGACGCGAGCGACGTGTTGCAGTGGCTGCGCCGCGCCCCCCTCGACGGCGGCACCGCCGCCGAGACAGTTGACGCCGAGGGCAGGGCAGTAGCGAACGGCGGCGATGCGGCACTCTCCGGTCTTCTGGCGTGGTCTGTCTGGTACAGTATCAACGCGCTGGGCGAACGCCCATAGCTGTTCGCCCAGCGCCCATCCCCCATCCCCCATCCCCCAGCGCCCATCGCGCTGATATATTTCGCCCCGCGCGGGAATAGCTCAGTTGGTAGAGCACAACCTTGCCAAGGTTGGGGTCGCGGGTTCGAGTCCCGTTTCCCGCTCTGAACGTCCGGGACTTGGGATTCCGAGCTCGACACTCGAAGCGATTCAGCCACGAGTTCGACGTCTCGAACTACCAGGTCCCGTTTCATTTGTGTGCGTGTGACGTGCATGCCGGGGTGGCGAAATCGGTAGACGCGAGGGACTTAAAATCCCTTGGCCGCAAGGCCGTGCGGGTTCGAGTCCCGCCCCTGGCACTCCGTTGTCGACACTCGCTGGCGTGCCGCCGGCACGCCGCCGGCACCCGCCAGGCTCGCGCAGTGGATGTTTCTCGACGCCGTCGGCGCGCGTCATCAGAACGGTCCGCCTCACGATCGGTCCTATATAGGCCGATACTCACCTCGCAGGGCCGTCCGCTCACTCTCAGCCATCATGTATCCCACGCACCGACTTCGGCTCGCCGGCCTTTTGGGCGGGTCCATTTTGTTCGTCGGAATAACAAATTGCAGCCGAGCCTCGGCGGCAGGCTTCGGCGCGTCACGCGACACCGCGTACGTTGGGGTCGCCGTCGGACTGCAATCTCCTGAGCGATACAAGAACGTCTTCAAGGGCGTCCAGCAAGCGCTGGATGAGCTCAACGCGAATCGTCCGTCTGGTTCGCCGATCCTCGCGATGCGTCAAGCGCCCGCGAATGCCAGCACGAACGTGCAAGTCGCCGCCGCCTTCCGCGACGATCCGTCGGTCATCGGTGTCGTCGGCCACACCGAGAGCGATGCCACCATCAGTGCCGCCAGCGTCTACGACGATCGCGAGCACGGCGGCCGCAACGCCATCGTTGCCGTTTCGCCGACCGCCGCCGCCGGTGACGTCACGCGCGCCAGCCCGTGGGTCTTCCGCGTCTGCCCGGTCGTGAGCCAGCAAGCAAGCACGCTCGCGCACTACATCACCGATTCGCTGCATCTGCATCGCATTGCGCTCGTCTATCGCAACGACGTCGCGGGGCGCGAATTCCTGCGTACCTTCGCCAAAGCGGTCGACGATTCGCGCGACACGCTCGTCGAGCGCGATCCGTTCGTCGAAGCCATCGCTGAATTCGACGTGTATGCGCAGCGTCTCGCGCGCAACAAGCCGGACGGCGTGATGATCTACGCGAATACCTCGGACGTGCTCACGGTGATGCATGCCGTTCACGCCGCGGGCGTGCACCCGATCGGCGTCAGCACCAACGGACCGACGCCGGCCGAAGTCGTCGCCGATGGCGCGGCCGGTCGCGATTTCGGCGGCCTGCGATACCTCTCGCTCTTTCTTCCCGATCGCGCGGCGTCGCCGCGTGCGTCGCAGTTCGTGAGCGCATTCGAGAAGTCATATCGGGAAAAGCCGGATCACTGGGCTGCCCTGAGCTACGACGCCGCCATGCTGATCGGTCGCGCGGCGCAGGCTCGCGGTGCCGATCGTCGCGCGATTCGCGATTGGATCGCATCCGTCGGGAACGGACAGCCGGCCTACGCCGGCGCCAGCGGCGAGATTCGGTTCGACGCCGGGCGGAATCCGATCGAGAAGACGGCGCTCGTCGCCACGGTGACGCCATGACCGCCATTCCGTTCCGTGCGCATCTCGGCGGTTGGACGATTCGTCTCCGCCTCTTGATCGGCTTCGGCGCCACGATCGTCCTGCTGGTGCTCGCCACGACGCTCAGTCTCGTCATGCTTCGCCGCACGCATACCGGCATGAAGGCCGAGATGCAAGCGGTCGTCGATCTGCAGCGTCATCTCACCACGACCAACGACGCGACGCGCGACTACGTCGTGCTGGCGCAGACCGACCTGCTCGGACGCGACGCGCAGAACCAGCGCCGCATCGACAGTCTCGCCACCGTCGCTGATTCCGTGCGCCGGCTGCTGATCAGCGGCTCGTCGCTGAGCGAAGCGAATCGCGGCCGCCTCGAGCGCATCGGCGACATTCAGTCGCGCATCGCGGTGCGATTGGCGCTGGCGCACGCCGCGGAAGATGTCGCTCGTCCCGACGAAGCACTTCGCCAGGCGCGCTTCTCGTCCGCGCTGCTCGATACGTTGTTCGAGCAATCCGAGGCGGTGAAGCGGGACGAATCATCCGCCGCGGCCGATCGCATGCACTCGATCGATCGCTCCGCCGCCACGCAGCAGTTGTTGCTCGCCGGCTTGTCGGTGATCGGGGCGCTCGTGGCGCTGCTCTTTGGCATGTGGACGTGGCGTGCCGTTGCCCACCCGCTCGCTCGCCTCACGGCGACCGCGCGCCGCATGGGCGCGGGCGATCTGCGCATCGACGAGATGGACGGCCATCTGGATGCCGAGTATCGCACGCTTGCCGACGCATTCTTCGAGACGTCGACGCGTCTCGCGACGCTCCTGCGCGAGATTCAAGCGCAGGCGACCAGCGTCGCCGGCTCGGCGACCGAATTGACCACGGCGTCCGAGGAAGCCGCGCGCGCGACGACGCAGATCAGCGACGTCGTCGGCGAGATCGCCGGCGCCGCGAGCATGCAGATCGGAGCGCTCGGTTCATCGCGCTCGCTGCTCGATCGCGTCGGCAAATCCGCGACGCACCTGAGCTCAACCGCGGAACGCTCGGCGGAGATCGGCGTCGACATTCAGGACACCGCGGCCCGCGCGCAGAAGGACATCGGTGACGCCTTGCAGATGCTGCAGCGCGCGCGGCAGATCATCGAAGCGTCCGCGGCCGGCGTGTCGCGTCTGGAAGATGTGTCGAAGGCCGTCGAACAATTCGTCGCGGCGATTCAGGACGTCGCCGACATGACGAACCTGCTTTCGCTCAACGCGGCTATCGAAGCGGCGCGCGCCGGCGAGCATGGCCGCGGCTTCGCTGTGGTCGCGAACGAAGTACGCGAGCTGGCTACGCGCAGCGCGACGTCGGCCACCGAAGTGCGCGGTATCGTCGACACGATGCGCCACGAGGTCGGCGCCGCCGTCACCGCGTTCGACGAAGGCGTGCGCGGACTCGGCAACGTCGACGGTATTTCGCGCACGGCGACCGATGCGCTCGGCCGAATTCGGGATTCCGTATCGGGCATCGAAGAGTTGGCGCGTGCGCTCGACTCGGCGGCGGTGGCGAATCACGCGTCGGTCGAGGAGCTGGAGCGTCACATGACCGCGGTTGCGGATCAGGCGCAGAGCCAGGCGGCGGCGAGTCAGGAAGCGGCAGCGGGTGCCGAGGAGACCGCGGCGACCACACATCAAGTCGCTGAGACGGCGGAGAATCTGTTGACGAACGCGGCGCGTCTGCGCGAGCTCGTCTCGGCGTTCGAGGTCTAGCCGAAGGGCGTTACAGCGCGCTCTGACGCGCTCTGACGCGCTCTGACGCGCTACGATGCGCGACGAGCGCCGGCTTCGCGCTCGACGAGCGCCGCGAGCTCGTCGTCGGAGAGATGCACCCAACCGTCGGGAATCGGCGTCAGCCGGATCTTGCGGCTGTGTCCCTGCAGCGCGAGCCAGCCGCCGCTCAGCTCGCGCGGAATGACGAGCCGAAATTCGCGAGTGCGGCGCCGATCGAAGGTCTCGCGCGAGCGAACGCGACGCTCGGAGTTCAGTCGCCGCTCGACGGTGGCGGGATGAACTTCCCACGCCTCCCATGAGCTTCCTTCCGAATCCGTGAACCGTCTGTATGACATCTGGACTGCGTCGCTGCGGGAGTGATGCGGAGTGACCGGGTGATCTCCACCAGTAAAAAAGCAAGAGGTGGACCTAAGGCCAGGATTCAACGAAAGAGGCGCGAACATTTGAGTGTTCGCGCCTCTATGAATTCTCTAAAGCGTCACGCGTCAGGCAATCAGTACCACGTCAACCCGACGATCAGAGGAACGTGACTCACGCTGTTGAAACCGCTCGCGCCGTTGAGATGGAAGTAGCGCGATTCGACGAACAATCCCGTGCGGCCGAGCATGTATTCGAGACCCGCGCCCGCGTTCCAGCCCCATGCGTTGTGCCAACTCTGATCCTGCGAATCGATCGGGGTGCTGCCGGTCGGATCGATCAGCGTGCGATAGTGACCCCATGACAACCCGCCGATCACGTACGGCGCGAGCCGCGGCGTGAGCTGCGCGACTTTCAACCGCGCGTCCGCATCGACGGTCCAGATCTGCGGACGCGTACGATAGAAGCCGGTCGTTCCGTCGGTGGCGAGCCAGCTTCCGCTGCTCTGGAAGCTCGAGTATCCGACGTCACCGCGGAAACCCAACGCGGCACCCGGACGCTGAATGCCGAACGGTACCGCGATGTTGTAGCCGACATGATTGCGATCGAACGCGGGATCGCCATTCGTGCCTGGAATGCAATCGATGCCAAGCTTCACTTCGTTGCTCTGATCGCCCACACCTCCGAAGGCGAGTCCCCCACCGAGTCCGGCGAACAATCCCAGCGGACGCACGACGCGAAGCGGAGCCGGCGGCGGCGGTGGAGGCGGTGGCGGCGGCGGTGCTGCCTCGACCACCGGCGGTGGCGGAGGTGGCGGCGTCACCGTATCGGGCGGTGCAACTTCGCCCGGCGCCTCCTTCGAGATCTTGATGCGTTCCGCCGACGTCGCCGGTTTCGTGCGCGAACTTTTCGCGACCGTGTCCGGCTTGGTCTTCGGCGTTCCGGCTTGGGCCCAGGCTGCCTGCGCGCCGCTCACAGCGATCGCGACCGCGAGTCCGGTTACCCAGCACGACGAACTGATCTTCTTCGACATTTAACCCAGTCTCCTGCGGTGCAGCGTTGATGGCGACGTGACCACGGTCACGTTGTATAGGAAATTTCCGTTCCATCAGCACGGCAGACGGCGGACGAGCACGGCGCGGAGTGAAGCGGGCGCCGCCGGACCGCAGGGACCACAGGGACCACGGACGAACTTCGGACGGTCATGGACGGGCGCGGAGACGGCGTTTATGAGTATTGTGTAACAAAGGGAAACGACTTCGAGATGCGGACACTTGCATCCCGAAGTCGTTCAAAAAAGGGCTCTTGTTCTTTGACTTGTTACTGAAAACCAGTCACGCCGTTTCCGTGCCTCTCCGTGGACGTCAGAAATTTTCCGTGGTCAACGGCTTAAAACGGTAGCTCTTCAAGTCCAGCATTCTCATCTCTGGGCACGTCCGCCACGTCCGGCTTCGAACCACTTCGTGCGGGCCACACGACTCCGTCGCACGATCTCGAACGGCACTTGAAGTCCGGCGCCTTCGGATTCCGCTTCGACAGCCGGTTGTCCCACATCCGTCCGCCACACTTCGGGCAGCTCGGCTCGTCGCTGGCGAGTGGTCCGGTCGCCGGCTCCACGTCGAGCTCCGTCACCTTCGCAGACTCGTCGGCCCGCACGACGCTCACAGTGGCGCGCTGGACTCTCCTCCCATATGCGTCCGCCGGATCCTCGAGCGGCTTCGCATACCTCCCATCGCCGTCGACCTGCACCCAGTTCTGCTCGTACGCGTAGAGCTCATGCGCGATCCCGAAGCGGACGGCGGACCGCTTGAATGCATCCGTCGCCGCCTGCTTGTAGTCGCGCCCGGTGCCCACGTCCTCGCGAATGACGCCAAGGATTTGCAGCCGCGCCTTGAACGAACAGGTCGGCTCGTCGTGGTCATCCGACGCGAGCGTCGGAAGCAGTTCGAGCGTCAAGTCCCATTCACCGGGTACGACGCCGTCGAGGCGCTCGCGCACGGTGTTGGCGTCGACGTACGCCACGAATCGCGCGAAGTACCTTCCGTCGCGCTGGACCGGCCTTCCATCCTGCCGCCACGAAATCACGCCCGCGGGCAGCGGCGCCGACAGTTGTGCCCAGATGTCGTTTTTCTCCACGGTCGTCTCATGTCGTGCGATCATGCTCTCATCCTTCCGTTGTTAGTCGGTCCACGTGCTTGGGATTTGTCGTGCGCCATCATCGAACGTGCATTCTTGCGTGTTTCACAGCGGGGCAGTCGCGACCATGCTCGCAGTACCACCCGTGCCGGTCGAAGAAGACGAGATGCGCCGTCACCACGCCGCCGTTCGATTCATCGACCCGAAACAGCCGCCCGACCGAGGTTCCGGGACCGCATTTCTGAACGGGATCGAGCTCTCGAATCCGGACGCTCACCTCCGGTTTCGGCGGTGCAGCCTTCCGCCCTCGTGTAACGTTTGTTACCCCAGATCGGCGCGTTTTCGCCTTCGCCGCCGTCCGCTTCTTCGCCTTCCTAACAGCCCCGGATTTCTTGACTTTGCCCACGCCGACTCCTAGGCTTTGGTTGTAGAACCGCTGATTGATTCGGGGTCTGTTCGGTATCTCAATGTAGCAAACGTTACAGGGTCGGTCAATGGAATGGAAGCACGCCGATTCACCCGCCGCCGGAATCCCCGAGTTCACCGAGCTCGGCAAGCGGATCGAGATGCTTCGCATCGATCGCGGGCTGTCCAAGCAGTACCTCGCTCGCTTCGCGGGCACGTCGCGTCAGCAGCTGTGGCGCGTGATGACCGGTAAATCGCACCTGACCGTCGCGCTGCGCGCGCGGCTCGCCGACGTCCTCGACGTGAGCACGCTCGAGCTCGAGCCGACCGCGCGGACTCATTCGATATCGGCCGGCGCGCTCGCCGGCCCGACCGATTTCCAATCCTACGCCGCGCATGCGGACGCCATTTCGCAAACGCTCGCGTCGATGCCCACCGGCGATCGCGGCCGAGCATTGAAGCGGCGCTTTTTGGATGCGGTCGAGGACTGCGCGCTCGCCGATGGCTGCGCGCTCGATCCGCGCTATTTCGACCTCCGGCGCCAGGTGCTCAACGGAGAACTGTGACGGCCGGCTTCGCGAGCGGTGAGCGCTGCCGCCCGCGAACCTGTGAGCCCGACCATGAATCGGCTAGCTTTGCGGTTATGACCGATGTCGTGGCGCTCGCCGCCGAACTGCTGACGATTGATTCCTCCACGGGCGCGGAGTCCGGCGCGGTGGATTTCGTCTCGAAATGGTTGATCGCCCGTGGATGGGACGTCCATCTGCAGGAAGTGTCGCGCGGGCGCGCGAACGTGTGGGCCAAGCGAAACGGAGGCGGCGTCACGTTCTCGACGCACCTCGACACGGTGCCGCCGTACGTGGCGCCGCGACTCGACGGCGATCGCCTCTACGGTCGCGGCGCATGCGATGCGAAGGGCATCGCCGCCGCCATGCTCGTTGCCGCCGACAACCTGGCGAAGGCCGGCGAACAGCGCGTCGATCTCCTGTTTGTCGTCGGGGAAGAGAAAGGCTCCGACGGTGCGCGCGCCGCGAATCGTCTCAAGCCGACGAGCAAATTCCTCGTCAACGGCGAACCGACCGAAAGCAAGCTCGCGAGCGGAGCGAAGGGATCGCTCCGCGTCATCGTGCGCACCACCGGCCGCGCCGCGCATTCCGCGTACGCACACCTCGGTGAATCAGCGATCAAGCCGATGCTCGCGCTGCTGCCGACACTCGAGACGCTCGATCTTCCGAGCGACGACGTACTCGGCGCCACCACGGTCAACGTCGGCACGCTCCGCGCGGGAACGGAGGCGAACATCGTTCCCGCCGCGGCCGAGGCTGAGATGATGTTTCGATTGGTCACCGACGTTGCGCCGCTCAAGAAGCAGATCGAGAAATGGGCGAAGGGAAAAGCCGAGCTCGAATTCGGCTCGCACATTCCGGCGCAGCACTTTCATACGATCGACGGGTTCGAGGTCGCGCCGGTCGCATACACGTCGGACATTCCGCTGCTCGGCCGGTGGGGAACGCCGCTCCTGTTCGGGCCGGGATCGATTCACGTCGCGCACACGCCGAACGAGTTCATCGACGTAAATGAGTTGCGCGGCGCGGTGGGTGCGTACGAGAAGATCGTGCGGAGCTTGCTGGCATCATGACCGAGCGCGAGACGAGGGAACGCGTTCCCCACGCCGGGGAAAAGGGACGCCGGCACCGAGTCGCGGTGCTCGGCGCCACCGGCGCGGTCGGTCAGGCGTTCATCCGCCTGCTCGTCAAGCATCCGTGGTTCGAGCTCGTCGAAGTCGCCGCGTCGGAGCGCTCGGCGGGGAGGCGCTATGCGGACGCGGCGCGATGGATCGGCGCCGACGAATTGCCGCCGAGCGTCGCGGACATGACCGTGCTCCCGTGCGATCCCTCGAAGATCACGGCGGACATCGTCTTTTCGGCGCTGGACTCCTCGGCGGCTCAGGATGCCGAACCGGCGTTCGCGCGCGCCGGCAAGACGGTGCTCACGAATGCGAAGAACTATCGCATGGAGCCCGACGTGCCGCTGGTGATCGCGGAGGTGAATCCGTCGCATCTCGACGTGCTGCACGCGCAGCGCAAGGGTCGCGGCTGGACCGGCGCGATCGTCGCCAACGGCAACTGCTCGGCGATCGTTACGTCGCTCCCGCTGGCGCCCATTCATCAGCGTTTTGGTATTAGGAAACTCATGGTGGTGACGATGCAGGCGATCTCCGGGGCTGGATATCCCGGCGTGGCGTCGCTCGACATCATGGGCAACGTCATTCCATACATCGGCGACGAAGAGCCGAAGATCGAAGCCGAAGTGCGCAAGTTTCTCGGGGCAAACGCCGGCGATCACATCGACAGCGCGGACTTTTCGGTGAGCGCGCATGCGAACCGGGTGCCGGTCGAACATGGACACACCATATGCATGTCGATCGAGCTCGAGACGAAGGCCGATGCAAGCGAAGTCGAGCGCGCGATTCGCGACTGGCGCGGCGCTGAAGCGGCTCGCGATCTCCCGACGTCGCCCGAGCGCCCGCTTGTCGTGACCGATCAACCGGACAGACCGCAGCCGCGCCGTCAGGTCGACACGGGCAATGGCATGACCGTCGTCGTTGGCCGCGTACGTCCCGATCCGATCTTCGACGTCAAGCTCGTGGCGATGGGCCACAACGTCGTGCGCGGCGCGGCGGGCGCCTCGGTGCTCAACGCCGAACTGATGGCGAACTGCGGCCTCCTCGGCCAAGCCAACTCCTCGTGATCGTTCTCAAGTTCGGCGGCACGTCGGTCGGCGATGCCGAAGCGATCGCGCGAACCGGACGTATCGTGCAGAGTCGCGCCGACCAGGGTGCGATCGTGGTCGTGTCGGCGCTCGCCGGCGTCACGAACGCATTGATCGCGCTCGCCGAACAGGCAGCAAAGGGGCACCTCATCGGCGCGCTCCGCGCCGTCGAAGGATTGCGCGAGCGGCATCTGCAGCAGACGGAATTGCTCCTCGGAACCGGCGACGCCGCGACGGACGTCTGCGCCGAGGTGAGCGCGATGATCGACGAGCTCGCGCATCTCGCCGAAGCGCTCGCGACGCTGGGCGATCTCACGCCGCGCAGCATGGACGCCATCTCGTCGTATGGCGAAAAAATGTCGTCGATCATCTGTGCCGCGTCGTTCCAGAAGCAAGGCGTTCCGGCGGTGCACGTCGACTCGTGCGAAGTGATGATCACGGACAGCCAGTTCAGCCGCGCCGAACCGCAGGCGGAGGCGATCGCCGAAGCGTGCCGCGCCAGCGTGATCCCACTCGTGCGCGATGGCAAAGTGCCGGTGATGGGCGGCTTCATCGGCTCGGCGAAGGGCACGGGCATTACGACGACGCTTGGCCGCGGCGGCAGTGACTATAGCGCGTCGCTCTTCGGCGCGGCGGTGCAGGCCGAGGCGATCGAGATCTGGACGGACGTCGACGGCATGTTGACCGCCGATCCGCGGGTCGTGCCGAACGCGCGGTTGATCGAGCAGATCGCGTTCGACGAGGCGTCGGAGCTGGCGTCGTTCGGCGCGAAGGTGCTGCATCCGAACACG
This is a stretch of genomic DNA from Gemmatimonadaceae bacterium. It encodes these proteins:
- a CDS encoding Rad52/Rad22 family DNA repair protein, producing the protein MIARHETTVEKNDIWAQLSAPLPAGVISWRQDGRPVQRDGRYFARFVAYVDANTVRERLDGVVPGEWDLTLELLPTLASDDHDEPTCSFKARLQILGVIREDVGTGRDYKQAATDAFKRSAVRFGIAHELYAYEQNWVQVDGDGRYAKPLEDPADAYGRRVQRATVSVVRADESAKVTELDVEPATGPLASDEPSCPKCGGRMWDNRLSKRNPKAPDFKCRSRSCDGVVWPARSGSKPDVADVPRDENAGLEELPF
- a CDS encoding helix-turn-helix transcriptional regulator; this encodes MEWKHADSPAAGIPEFTELGKRIEMLRIDRGLSKQYLARFAGTSRQQLWRVMTGKSHLTVALRARLADVLDVSTLELEPTARTHSISAGALAGPTDFQSYAAHADAISQTLASMPTGDRGRALKRRFLDAVEDCALADGCALDPRYFDLRRQVLNGEL
- a CDS encoding methyl-accepting chemotaxis protein, which produces MTAIPFRAHLGGWTIRLRLLIGFGATIVLLVLATTLSLVMLRRTHTGMKAEMQAVVDLQRHLTTTNDATRDYVVLAQTDLLGRDAQNQRRIDSLATVADSVRRLLISGSSLSEANRGRLERIGDIQSRIAVRLALAHAAEDVARPDEALRQARFSSALLDTLFEQSEAVKRDESSAAADRMHSIDRSAATQQLLLAGLSVIGALVALLFGMWTWRAVAHPLARLTATARRMGAGDLRIDEMDGHLDAEYRTLADAFFETSTRLATLLREIQAQATSVAGSATELTTASEEAARATTQISDVVGEIAGAASMQIGALGSSRSLLDRVGKSATHLSSTAERSAEIGVDIQDTAARAQKDIGDALQMLQRARQIIEASAAGVSRLEDVSKAVEQFVAAIQDVADMTNLLSLNAAIEAARAGEHGRGFAVVANEVRELATRSATSATEVRGIVDTMRHEVGAAVTAFDEGVRGLGNVDGISRTATDALGRIRDSVSGIEELARALDSAAVANHASVEELERHMTAVADQAQSQAAASQEAAAGAEETAATTHQVAETAENLLTNAARLRELVSAFEV
- the asd gene encoding aspartate-semialdehyde dehydrogenase; translation: MTERETRERVPHAGEKGRRHRVAVLGATGAVGQAFIRLLVKHPWFELVEVAASERSAGRRYADAARWIGADELPPSVADMTVLPCDPSKITADIVFSALDSSAAQDAEPAFARAGKTVLTNAKNYRMEPDVPLVIAEVNPSHLDVLHAQRKGRGWTGAIVANGNCSAIVTSLPLAPIHQRFGIRKLMVVTMQAISGAGYPGVASLDIMGNVIPYIGDEEPKIEAEVRKFLGANAGDHIDSADFSVSAHANRVPVEHGHTICMSIELETKADASEVERAIRDWRGAEAARDLPTSPERPLVVTDQPDRPQPRRQVDTGNGMTVVVGRVRPDPIFDVKLVAMGHNVVRGAAGASVLNAELMANCGLLGQANSS
- a CDS encoding M20/M25/M40 family metallo-hydrolase, giving the protein MTDVVALAAELLTIDSSTGAESGAVDFVSKWLIARGWDVHLQEVSRGRANVWAKRNGGGVTFSTHLDTVPPYVAPRLDGDRLYGRGACDAKGIAAAMLVAADNLAKAGEQRVDLLFVVGEEKGSDGARAANRLKPTSKFLVNGEPTESKLASGAKGSLRVIVRTTGRAAHSAYAHLGESAIKPMLALLPTLETLDLPSDDVLGATTVNVGTLRAGTEANIVPAAAEAEMMFRLVTDVAPLKKQIEKWAKGKAELEFGSHIPAQHFHTIDGFEVAPVAYTSDIPLLGRWGTPLLFGPGSIHVAHTPNEFIDVNELRGAVGAYEKIVRSLLAS
- the lysC gene encoding lysine-sensitive aspartokinase 3; amino-acid sequence: MIVLKFGGTSVGDAEAIARTGRIVQSRADQGAIVVVSALAGVTNALIALAEQAAKGHLIGALRAVEGLRERHLQQTELLLGTGDAATDVCAEVSAMIDELAHLAEALATLGDLTPRSMDAISSYGEKMSSIICAASFQKQGVPAVHVDSCEVMITDSQFSRAEPQAEAIAEACRASVIPLVRDGKVPVMGGFIGSAKGTGITTTLGRGGSDYSASLFGAAVQAEAIEIWTDVDGMLTADPRVVPNARLIEQIAFDEASELASFGAKVLHPNTIAPAVRLGIPVYVLNSRRPEGKGTKITFDAPKRSVSAIAGKNKISLLKIGSPRMLLAEGFLRLVFEIFERHRTSVDVVATSEVSVSLTVDDPSALEAIVTDLRALGDVSVERSRGIVAVVGGAIAEGGEAMARALGALGGTHVHMLSLSATGINLTMVVDDDQVKPAMQRLHAAFFESAAS
- a CDS encoding ABC transporter substrate-binding protein; this encodes MYPTHRLRLAGLLGGSILFVGITNCSRASAAGFGASRDTAYVGVAVGLQSPERYKNVFKGVQQALDELNANRPSGSPILAMRQAPANASTNVQVAAAFRDDPSVIGVVGHTESDATISAASVYDDREHGGRNAIVAVSPTAAAGDVTRASPWVFRVCPVVSQQASTLAHYITDSLHLHRIALVYRNDVAGREFLRTFAKAVDDSRDTLVERDPFVEAIAEFDVYAQRLARNKPDGVMIYANTSDVLTVMHAVHAAGVHPIGVSTNGPTPAEVVADGAAGRDFGGLRYLSLFLPDRAASPRASQFVSAFEKSYREKPDHWAALSYDAAMLIGRAAQARGADRRAIRDWIASVGNGQPAYAGASGEIRFDAGRNPIEKTALVATVTP